Below is a window of Streptomyces sp. ITFR-16 DNA.
GGGAGGCGGAGCTCCGTACGGACCTGGTCTTCGGGCTGATCGAGGGCGTGATCCTGATCCATCTGTCCGGGGCCGAGCGGGAGACGGGCGCCTTCGCGCGGGCCACGGCGGACGCGGCGATGCGGATCGTGGGCACGGCCGGCTGAAGGGGCCGCCCGGACACGCGACCGCCGGCCGGTGCGCAGGGCGCTGCCGGTCGGCGGGGGTCTACGGGGTGTCCGCTTCCTTCCTGTTTCCTGCGGGGCGGCGGTCCGGCCGCTAGGCGGGAGTGCTGCGGGTGCTCCGCATCGACGCGCCCGCGCATACCAGTCCCAGCAGCACGGTCAGACCGCCGATGATGACGTTGTTGAGTACGACGCCGGTGTCCGGGCTGCTCCCCACCACCCAGGGCGAGATGATCATCCAGGCGCCCATGGCGCAGATGGCCCAGCTCAGGCCGTACATCCGCTGCGGCATCACGGTGAACCCGAGTCCGAGCACCGCGATCGCGATACCCATGACGAGGTTGTGCGTCACCAGTGCGGACTGGGAGGTCGTGAAGTGCAGCACCCACGGCGAGACGGCGCAGTACAGACCGACCAGGAAGACCGGCGCGTCCACGAGCGCCACGTCGCGCCCGCCCATCATCCGGTCGTAGCGGTCGCGCATTTCCGAGACATCGGGGTGTCCGGCCATGTCCTGGCCGGTGGTGTGCGAGACGTTTGACATGAGTTTCGTCCCCTTCGATCCTGCGGGCTCGGTCCCCGCTGTGTGCGACAAGAGGCTCGCGGTTCCATTCTGCTCTTATATGTCGCTTATGTGTAGGTTCAAGGCAGCTGAATATCCGCCGGAACCACATCGCCTTGCCCCGACTCCAGTCGCCCGGCCGGCGCCACCGGATCCGGGGTCCGCAGCACCCGGTCACCGTGTCCCGTCCGGATGCCAGTCGTCCGCGAGGACGGTGGCCCAGCGTGCCCGGTGCTCCGGGTGCACGGCCGCCAGCGCCTTGGGTACGGCGGTCGGCGGATCGGAGCCGGCCAGGGCCACCCGGATCGGCTCGTGCAGCACGGCGGTGCCCTCCCAGGCGGCCCGGTCGCCATGGGTGAGGGCGGCGATCCGCCGACGTGGCGGCGCGCATCGGCGAACCGTTGCCCGCGGCCCGGCCGTTGACCTGGAAGTGCAGCGCCGCCGCCATGTCCCAGGGGCCACCGCTCGTCAGCACGTCCTCGGGTCAGCCTACGGAGGGGCCCGGTCGGCGGCGTGTGCGGCACAGGGCGCCGAGTGCCACCGTCGCCGTCACGAAGAGCACCGTGAACCACTGGAAGTACCAGTGGCCGCCCGCCGGGTCGTAGACCGCGGCCCGGGGCCAGGCCAGGTTGACCGTCATGGCCGTTCCGTAGACGAAGGCCAGGGCGTTGACCGGGAGGCCCCAGCGGCCCAGGGAGAAGAGCGGGCGCCCCGTCTCGTCGTGGGCCGGGCCGGTGCCGGGGGAGAGGGGGAGGCGGCGGAGGCGGCGGAGCAGCATGGGGCCCGTGACCATCGCGTACGCCAGGTAGAGCATGGCGATGCAGGTGGTGCCGATCGCCCAGAACGCCTCGGGCGAAGCCAGGTTGAGCAGGCCGAGCGCCGCGGCCGCCGCGCCGACGAACAGGGCGGGGGCGGCGGGCATGCCGGTGCGCGGGGAGACCTTGGCCAGGCGGGCGGAGAAGGGCAGGACGCCGTCGCGCGCCATCGAGAACAGCATCCGTGAGCCGGCCGTCTGGATGGCCAGGGTCGCCACCGCGACGGCCAGCGCCACATCGGCCAGCAGCAGCCGGCCCACCCCGTCCCCGAGGCTGCTGGTCAGCACGTACGACAGGCCCTCCGTGGCGAGCCGGCCGTCCGTGAGGTCGGGTGCGGCCAGGATGCCCGCCAGCACCAGCAGTCCGCCGAGCACCCCGGCCGACGCCAGGGCCAGCAGGATCGTGCGCGGCGCCGTGCGGCGCGGGGAGCGGGTCTCCTCGCTCATCTCGCCCGCGCTGTCGAACCCGATCAGCACATAGGCCGCGGTGAACGAGCCGACCAGCAGCGCCCCGAGCGCGCCGCCCGCGCCGCCGGTGTGCAGCGTGACGCCTGGGGTGCGCTCGGTGTGTGTGAGGAGGAGGACCAGGATGAGGACCGCGCCGATGATCTCGGCCGTCACCCCGATCCGGTTGACCGCCGACATGACCTTGTTGTCGAGGAGGTTCACCGTCGTGGTGAGGGCCAGCAGCACCACGGCCAGCAGCGCCGCGTTGGCCGCGCCCGTCGCCGCGGTGGGCGCCGGGTCGCCGCCCACCAGCTGGAAACCGGACCAGATCGCCGGCAGCACCACCTGGAGCGCCAGCGCGGCGGCGGCGACCACCACGATCTGGCCGGTCACCATGATCCAGCCCGCGAACCAGCCGAACGCGGGCGTGCTCAGCCGGGTCGACCACTGGTAGATCGCCCCGGACAGCGGGTAGCGGGCGGCGAGTTCGGCGAAGCACGCGGCGACCAGCAGCTGGCCCACGAGCACGACGGGCCAGGTCCAGAAGAAGGCGGCGCCGCCGAAGGAGAAGCCGAACGCGAAGAACTGGAAGACGGTGGTGAGGACGGAGATGAAGGAGAACCCGGCGGCGAACGAGGCGTAGCGCCCCATCGAGCGGTGCAGCTCCTGCCGATAGCCGAAACCGGCCAGGGAGGCGTGGTCGCCCTGGCCGGTCCCGGCGGGATCCGGTCGTACATCCGTTGGTGCGGTGGCGGTCATCTCAGCCCCTGTCGCCGATTTCCTGTCGGGCGACAGAAATTAGGGACGCGCTGTTTCGGGGGCGTGACACCGCCGTGTCCGCGCGGGGCCGAAGTGCTCACGTCCCCCGGCGGGCTGCCGGGGGACGTGAGCGAAGCTCCGTACCGGGCCGCTACTTGGCGGGCATCAGCACGGTGTCGACGATGTAGACCGTCGCGTTGGCGGTCGGGACGTTGCCGCAGACGACCTTGGAGGAGTCGTTCACGGTGTACGTCATGTCCGAGCCGGACGTGGTCAGCTCGCTCTTCTCCAGCGTGTCGAAGGAGCCCTTCTCCAGCTGCTTCGGCGTCAGCTTCTCACCCACCACGTGGTAGGTGAGGACCTTGGTGAGCTCGGCCTTGTCGGCGAGCAGCTTGTCCAGGTCGGCCTTCGGGATCTTGGCGAAGGCGTCATTGGTCGGGGCGAACACCGTGATGTTCTTCGCGTTGTTCAGGGTGTCGACCAGACCGGCCTTCTTGACCGCCGTGACGAGCGTGGAGAGCGCCGGGTTGTTCGACGCGGCCGTGGCGACCGGGTCCTTCGCCATGCCGTCGAAGGAGCCCGCGCCGTTCTTCGGCACCGACGAACAGGCCGGCCCGAAGGGCTCGTCCATGTTCATGGAGTCGTCGGCCGGGGTCGAGGCCGACGCCTTCGCGGAACTCGCCGTGGAGCCGGACGCGCTGTCCTTGGAGTCGCTGGAGCAGGCCGTCAGGGCCAGCGGCAGGACCACTGCCGCGGAGAGGGCGACGGCGGCGCGGCGGGCGTGGATGACCTTCATGATGTTCTCCTGGTGGATGTGTGTGACTGATTGATTACGTGGAGTAGTCGGTTGGGGGAGTGAGCCACTGCGGTGGGGGACCTCTCGTGCCGTCAGGACACGTCGACCACCACCGAGTGCCAGCCGGTCGCACCGTTGGGCACGGTGCCGACCCGCCGCTCGGTCTGGGTGGCGCCGGTACGGTCCGTCGCGCGGACCTGGAGGGTGTGGT
It encodes the following:
- a CDS encoding amino acid permease; translated protein: MTATAPTDVRPDPAGTGQGDHASLAGFGYRQELHRSMGRYASFAAGFSFISVLTTVFQFFAFGFSFGGAAFFWTWPVVLVGQLLVAACFAELAARYPLSGAIYQWSTRLSTPAFGWFAGWIMVTGQIVVVAAAALALQVVLPAIWSGFQLVGGDPAPTAATGAANAALLAVVLLALTTTVNLLDNKVMSAVNRIGVTAEIIGAVLILVLLLTHTERTPGVTLHTGGAGGALGALLVGSFTAAYVLIGFDSAGEMSEETRSPRRTAPRTILLALASAGVLGGLLVLAGILAAPDLTDGRLATEGLSYVLTSSLGDGVGRLLLADVALAVAVATLAIQTAGSRMLFSMARDGVLPFSARLAKVSPRTGMPAAPALFVGAAAAALGLLNLASPEAFWAIGTTCIAMLYLAYAMVTGPMLLRRLRRLPLSPGTGPAHDETGRPLFSLGRWGLPVNALAFVYGTAMTVNLAWPRAAVYDPAGGHWYFQWFTVLFVTATVALGALCRTRRRPGPSVG
- a CDS encoding fasciclin domain-containing protein, coding for MKVIHARRAAVALSAAVVLPLALTACSSDSKDSASGSTASSAKASASTPADDSMNMDEPFGPACSSVPKNGAGSFDGMAKDPVATAASNNPALSTLVTAVKKAGLVDTLNNAKNITVFAPTNDAFAKIPKADLDKLLADKAELTKVLTYHVVGEKLTPKQLEKGSFDTLEKSELTTSGSDMTYTVNDSSKVVCGNVPTANATVYIVDTVLMPAK
- a CDS encoding SPW repeat protein; this encodes MSNVSHTTGQDMAGHPDVSEMRDRYDRMMGGRDVALVDAPVFLVGLYCAVSPWVLHFTTSQSALVTHNLVMGIAIAVLGLGFTVMPQRMYGLSWAICAMGAWMIISPWVVGSSPDTGVVLNNVIIGGLTVLLGLVCAGASMRSTRSTPA